GTCATCTACATAATACTCAACCATGACGTGTTTTCATACACCGGGAACACCCTCCCCACCTACATCGTGTGTATGGTTTAATTCAAGTTTTCGCGGCtgaccccccaaaaaaaaatcatggtagcatcttttctatttttgaaaaaaaaagatcctgaaCTAAGAGAATACAAAATGTTATAGAGGCAACTGTGTCTGGATAAAGTAATTCGACAAGTTCAGAGCCAAAACGTGAAACAAAAAAGGCGTCAATTTGCACAACAATTTGTGCAAACTGTCGGGTAACATAAAAACAACAAGATACTAGCAATCTAGCACTCATCTTCTCAAGAACCGCTGCACCGCCTCGGTCACTAGCTAGTGATGATCGAAGCCATCAAAGATCACTTGGCGAAGAGCACGTCCATGTCCTCGAGGCTCCTGCCCCTCGTCTCCGGCATCCGCGCGTACACGAACACacacgcggccgccgccaccccggcgTACAGGAAGAAGCACCCGGGCATGGTGATCGCGTCCGCCAGCGAGATGAACGTCATGCTCACCAGCGCGCACGTCAGCCGGTTCACCGCCATGCCCAGGCTCGCCCCCTGCGCCCGCAGCCGCAGCGGCATGATCTCGGCGCTGTACGTGCCGGCCAGCGGCCCGAACCCGATCGAGAACGCCGCTATGAACGCTAGCACTGACGCGATGGTGGCCGCCATGCTCACCGGCGAGGTCGAGCCAACACAGAGCGCCGTCCCCAGCGACGCCATCGACGCGGCCACGCCGGCCGTgctggcgaggaggagcggccgCCGGCCGACGCCGTCGGAGAGGAGCGACGCCACGAGGACAAAGCACATCTTGACGACTCCGATTCCCACGGTGGCGCCGAGGACGGCGTCGTTCGACGACATGCCGGCCTTCCGGAACACCAGCGGGCTGTAGAGCACGATGGCGTCGATGCCGGAGGCCTGCTGGAAGAAGTGCACGCCGACGACGCAGATGAGCATCCGGCGCACGCTCGCCgacgggcggaggaggagctccttccagacgtcgccgccgccgccgtcgttggcCTGTGGCTGCTCCTTGACGACGGCCTGCTTGATCTCCTCGAGGCGGAGGTCGGCTTCGGCGGGCGTGTCGGAGGTGCGCAAGAGCACGGCGCGCGCGTCGGCGTGGCGCCCGCGCATCGCGAGCCACCGCGGCGACTCCGGCATGGCAAGCACGCCGGCGGCCAGAAGCACCGGCGGGAGCACTCCGGCGGCGTACATGACGCGCCAACCGAGGTGCACCGGCAAGCTGGCGAAGGCGTAGTTCGACACGTAGCTGAGGAGCAAGCCGAGGCTGATGAACAGCTGCGCGACCACACCAACCACGTTAAGTTAAAGATCACAGCAAGAAGGATGTTCATAGTTCAAACACATACGTCGAGGAAGGACGACAAGAATCCGCGCATGGACGGCGGCGAGATCTCGGCGTTGTAGACGGAGGTGACGACGATGGAGAACCCGGACCCGACGCTGGTGACGCATCGCGCGAACATGAGCGCGGGGAAGCTGCCGCCGAGCGCCATGGCGAGCGCGCCGGCCATGAGGGAGACGTTGGCGAGCACGAGCgtgccgcggcggccgaggacGTCGGCCGCCCatccggcggcgaggatggacgCGAGCATGAACACGTTGATGGAGCCCGCGAGCACCTCGATCTGCGCGTCCGAGAGGCCCAGGTCCTCCCGGATGAACAGCTGCGCGCCGCTCATCAGCGCCAGGTTGTAGCCCATGAGGATGGTGGTCATGGAGGCCAGCGTGGCGCAGCCGAAGGCGTACATGTTACGGCGCGGCGGCTCGTCGCCGGCCTTCGTCGTCGTTGTCGGAGAGGGGAGCAGCGGCACGGCCGCGGTATCGTCGGCGTGCGCCATGGTTTTGCCACCGCCACGCGCCGGCAAGGTCTTGGACTCTTGGAAGAGCGATGGATCCTTGCAAAAGTTGTGATGTGATGAAAAGTTGTGGAATGTTGTATCGTTGTGTTGCTTTTAAAAGGCTTCCGGGCAGAAGGTTCACATGCATCGATCTAAGCTCGTCGTTCTTTCTTCAGTAAATCTCTTTGTTTGCACCACACATGGATCCAAATCGAGAACAGTGATCAAATTACAAGTTCTTgtctagaaaaatgagaattTACCTACAATCTGTTAAAAGTTTACAATACAAATGGGCATCAATTTATCTGTACAAGTGAAAGCTATGCTCAGGAGCCATGATTGATGTCGAGAGAGAGATCTGGCCAGTGGCCACACATGCTTGGATGCCGCGCAAGCCGACGAGCAAGTCAGCCTGTCAAAGCCTCAGTCTTTAGTGAGACGCTTCGCTACACTGATGGGATCGATATTTTGTTCCTTGTGTTCGTCTGGTACTCTCTAGTCGAGCTCATGAAAACGACAAGCGATTGCTACCTAACATGAGAGCCGCCGTGGCCTAGATGCTCTGGTTCTCGTAGGATTAGAAAATAGATAAATGCATGGCAAATTCTTTTTAAGAATACTTTTCAAGTATCATGCCTACAAATAATCGTACAACCCTCCTAATGCCGTCATGCAAAGCATTTGCCAAAATTACCAGTTGAGTTAGCATGTGAGATCCATGTGGGACACAACATGCACATAAAAGCAATGATAAACCCTATAGCCAGATGAGACTTGGGAAAGTGGAAAACTAGACATTTCCTGATAAATATGAAGCAAAGTGTtcaagtgatttttttttacaaactaTAATTACATGAAATTTTGTCACAAGACGAAGatcacacacacacccacacaaaTATGGCTAGAAGATAGCCAAAAATGCAGTTAAAAGCCGGCTATAGTTAAAAAATCTAGATATCATGCACGGAAGCTAGACAAGACAATATGTCATTGGCGATGTTCTTGGCATCCATTGCGATTCCAGCCAGGCCTCTCTTTGCCAAACCAGCACAATAGAGCCCGTTTTCACCC
This genomic window from Setaria viridis chromosome 8, Setaria_viridis_v4.0, whole genome shotgun sequence contains:
- the LOC117866565 gene encoding polyol transporter 5; amino-acid sequence: MAHADDTAAVPLLPSPTTTTKAGDEPPRRNMYAFGCATLASMTTILMGYNLALMSGAQLFIREDLGLSDAQIEVLAGSINVFMLASILAAGWAADVLGRRGTLVLANVSLMAGALAMALGGSFPALMFARCVTSVGSGFSIVVTSVYNAEISPPSMRGFLSSFLDLFISLGLLLSYVSNYAFASLPVHLGWRVMYAAGVLPPVLLAAGVLAMPESPRWLAMRGRHADARAVLLRTSDTPAEADLRLEEIKQAVVKEQPQANDGGGGDVWKELLLRPSASVRRMLICVVGVHFFQQASGIDAIVLYSPLVFRKAGMSSNDAVLGATVGIGVVKMCFVLVASLLSDGVGRRPLLLASTAGVAASMASLGTALCVGSTSPVSMAATIASVLAFIAAFSIGFGPLAGTYSAEIMPLRLRAQGASLGMAVNRLTCALVSMTFISLADAITMPGCFFLYAGVAAAACVFVYARMPETRGRSLEDMDVLFAK